The genomic region GGCGGCCAGGAGCACGGCGCCGCGGGCGTGGCCCAGCACCACGGAGGTGCGGACGTTCTTGGCGTAGAAGACGCCCTCGACCGCGACGACCGCGGGCTTCGTACGCTCGATCACTTCCGAAAGGCCCTCGAAGATCACGCGCAGCCGGTCCGCGAGGTCATCCCTGGTGTCGGTGCGGACGACGCCGCACTCCAGCAGCGAAAGGGCGCCGTCCGCGGCCCGCCGGACGACGCCGTATCCCGTGACCGCCGTGCCGGGGTCCACCCCCAGCACCACGGACTCGGACGGGGGAAGGCCCAGGCTCACACCCCTGCCAGGGCGTCGGCGTCCAGGTCGGCGTTGGTGTACACCTTCTGCACGTCGTCCAGCTCTTCGAGCAGATCCAGCAGCTTGACGAGCTGCTCGGCATCGGCGCCCTCGACGCGGATCTCGGTCTTGGGGATCATCGCCAGCTCGGCGTCTTCCCACTCGATGCCCGCGGCGCGCAGCGCGTCCTGCACGGCATGGA from Longimicrobium sp. harbors:
- a CDS encoding YebC/PmpR family DNA-binding transcriptional regulator; protein product: DAEKHDEETVMMAALDAGALDVETGEDGHTVYTEVADFHAVQDALRAAGIEWEDAELAMIPKTEIRVEGADAEQLVKLLDLLEELDDVQKVYTNADLDADALAGV
- the ruvC gene encoding crossover junction endodeoxyribonuclease RuvC encodes the protein MSLGLPPSESVVLGVDPGTAVTGYGVVRRAADGALSLLECGVVRTDTRDDLADRLRVIFEGLSEVIERTKPAVVAVEGVFYAKNVRTSVVLGHARGAVLLAASLKGLRVAEYPPAEVKAAVVGAGRATKDQVGLMVQRHLKLREVPRPHDAADGVALALTHCFRGFGPQLKAPVPLTFANLQKLGGRR